Below is a genomic region from bacterium.
CGGAGATATAGATGTAAAAATGATATATCGTGACCATATTGGATTTGGGAATGCATTAGATCCTATGAACTTCACATATATGGGAACAAGAGTGTATTTGGCAGCAGATCTTACAGATAACGTTTCTGCAATGATCAGATTGATTAACGAAAGAGATTTCGGAAGCGATTATCTTAGAGACATTGAAGGTAACCTTATAGTTGATCTCGCTTATGTAAAACTTGCTGACCTTCTGGCTCCTGGGTTTGACTTAACAGTTGGAAGACAGGAAATACAGATTGGTGAAGGTCTGGTAGTTGGTAGCAGATATAGAGCACTCGATTACATTGGCGCAGATATTGGAACATTAGCTCTTGATATGGGTCAGCAGAAAGCCTTTGATGCTATAAAGGTTGACTACGCTTTCCCTGGAAGCGATATGACTATTAGTGCTTTCAAAGCAAAAATCATTGAAACTTACGGACTGACAGGACTTGGAATTCCAGTAGGTGATGTTGATCTTTATGGTCTGTCTGGAAAGTATGACAATGGTAACTTCTGCTTAGAACCATACTTTGCATATCTGAGAATGGCTGATGCTGAAGACGTAGATCTTAATTTGATGACCCTCGGTGCAAGAGCAGGTCTTGCTCCAATGGAAAACTTAAAGTTGAAACTCGAACTTGCAAAACAGTTCGGTAGTGCAGAACTTCTTGGAAATAAACCTGACTTTAAAGGATGGGCTGGTTTGCTTGGTGGTAGCTTCTCTTTTGGCGGTGAAATAAAGCCAACACTTACAGCTGCATACTCCTATTTCAGTGGACAGGATAGT
It encodes:
- a CDS encoding alginate export family protein, with the translated sequence MAADLTDNVSAMIRLINERDFGSDYLRDIEGNLIVDLAYVKLADLLAPGFDLTVGRQEIQIGEGLVVGSRYRALDYIGADIGTLALDMGQQKAFDAIKVDYAFPGSDMTISAFKAKIIETYGLTGLGIPVGDVDLYGLSGKYDNGNFCLEPYFAYLRMADAEDVDLNLMTLGARAGLAPMENLKLKLELAKQFGSAELLGNKPDFKGWAGLLGGSFSFGGEIKPTLTAAYSYFSGQDSSTDINMWIPMFPSNVASRVGKIAYPTLFQAGDGFGRFFFDGTTGLQVINLGFGMNPAEKIGLGIDLFNLRALETAGGVSKSFGNEVDLSFTYAYTEDVTFGLDLGILFTGSNIEDNLGVDENPWQLIGSMKLAF